One genomic window of Micromonospora sp. WMMD1128 includes the following:
- a CDS encoding IS30 family transposase, producing MQLILVGLEVLVARPGVLTFGHRQVLEHLWGSGRTISQIAGLLGVPVCTVSREVARHHSARHGTKNPLGRSLPPGRARRPYRWGYQAQWAQRRADAARRRPQQGKLAVGTRLRRVVAGKLARRWSPKQIAAWLRATFADRPELQVSHETIYQAIYVQSRGGLRAELTRQVALRSGRTQRRRQSRAAGAARSRRPWIGDLHISNRPAEATDRAVPGHWEGDLVIGKAGASAIVTLVERATRYVMLGALPQGRDSEAVIGVLTDLATRMPAHLRRSLTWDQGTEMATHPHFTIATGCPVYFCDPHSPWQRGTNENTNGLLRQYFPKSSYDFRTIDQNGLDDIAHELNTRPRETLNWNTPAQRLAQLIAP from the coding sequence GTGCAACTGATCTTGGTTGGGCTGGAGGTGCTGGTGGCGAGGCCGGGTGTGTTGACGTTCGGGCATCGGCAGGTGTTGGAGCATCTGTGGGGTTCGGGGAGGACGATCTCGCAGATCGCGGGGCTGCTCGGGGTGCCGGTGTGCACGGTGTCGCGGGAGGTGGCGCGTCACCACAGTGCGCGGCACGGGACGAAGAATCCGCTCGGGCGGTCGTTGCCGCCTGGGCGGGCTCGTCGCCCGTATCGGTGGGGGTATCAGGCGCAGTGGGCGCAGCGGCGGGCTGACGCGGCCAGGCGTCGGCCGCAGCAGGGCAAGCTTGCGGTGGGTACGCGGCTGCGGCGGGTGGTGGCGGGGAAACTGGCCCGGAGGTGGTCTCCGAAACAGATCGCCGCGTGGTTGCGGGCCACGTTCGCCGACCGGCCGGAGTTGCAGGTGTCCCACGAGACGATCTACCAGGCGATCTACGTGCAGTCGCGGGGCGGCCTGCGAGCCGAGTTGACCCGGCAGGTGGCGCTACGGTCGGGACGCACCCAGCGGCGCCGGCAGTCGCGTGCCGCGGGCGCCGCCCGCAGCCGGCGGCCCTGGATCGGGGACCTGCACATCAGCAACCGGCCGGCCGAGGCCACCGACCGGGCAGTGCCCGGGCACTGGGAAGGTGACCTGGTCATCGGCAAGGCCGGCGCCTCAGCGATCGTGACCCTGGTGGAACGAGCCACCCGCTACGTGATGCTCGGCGCCCTGCCCCAGGGCCGCGACAGCGAAGCCGTCATCGGCGTCCTCACCGACCTGGCCACCCGCATGCCCGCGCACCTACGCCGCTCCCTGACCTGGGACCAGGGCACCGAAATGGCCACCCACCCGCACTTCACCATCGCCACCGGCTGCCCGGTCTACTTCTGCGACCCCCACAGCCCCTGGCAACGCGGCACCAACGAGAACACCAACGGCCTCCTCCGCCAGTACTTCCCCAAAAGCAGCTACGACTTCCGCACCATCGACCAGAACGGGCTCGACGACATCGCCCACGAACTCAACACCCGACCCCGCGAAACCCTGAACTGGAACACACCAGCCCAACGCCTCGCACAACTCATCGCACCCTAA
- a CDS encoding amino acid permease has protein sequence MATTPAPTAEQPMDDDARRLAELGYRQELRRKWSGFSNFAISFSIISILAGCFTTFGQAWNNGGPVAVSWGWPLISMFILIIGFCLAELVSAYPTAGGIYWWAATMGRPVHGWFTGWLNLIGLVAVTASVDYGCATFLNLTLSALFDGWAGTGHQTFGLFVVILALHGLINIYGHHVIDVLQNVSVWWHVAGAAVVVLILVLVPDDHQSFRFVFTERFNNSGFGDGDTGGLTFWFYVLPLGFLLTQYTITGFDACAHVSEETRGASKAAAQGLWRSIFYSAVGGWILLLAFLFAATDVDAINEAGGFSGAIFSTALTPFFFKTVIIISTIGQFFCGMSCVTSMSRMAYAFSRDRAVPGWRLWSKVNRNGTPVNAIIGATLAGLLLTLPALYQRGGIPVAFYAVVSVAVIGLYLSFIIPIFLRLRMGDRFVPGPWTLGRRYRLLGWIAVVEIAIIAVYFVLPIVPAGVPGNADFSWTAVNYAPLAIGGVLLGVAIWWYASARKWFTGPRRTVEEQTPTPPS, from the coding sequence GTGGCCACGACGCCCGCGCCGACCGCCGAACAGCCGATGGACGACGACGCCCGACGACTCGCCGAACTCGGCTACCGGCAGGAGCTGCGCCGCAAGTGGAGCGGCTTCTCCAACTTCGCCATCTCGTTCTCCATCATCTCGATCCTGGCCGGCTGCTTCACCACGTTCGGCCAGGCGTGGAACAACGGCGGCCCGGTCGCCGTGTCCTGGGGCTGGCCGCTGATCTCGATGTTCATCCTGATCATCGGGTTCTGCCTGGCCGAGTTGGTGTCCGCCTACCCGACCGCCGGCGGGATCTACTGGTGGGCGGCGACGATGGGGCGGCCGGTGCACGGCTGGTTCACCGGGTGGCTCAACCTGATCGGGTTGGTCGCGGTGACCGCGTCGGTCGACTACGGCTGCGCCACGTTCCTCAACCTGACGTTGTCGGCGCTCTTCGACGGCTGGGCCGGCACCGGGCACCAGACGTTCGGGCTGTTCGTGGTGATCCTCGCCCTGCACGGCCTGATCAACATCTACGGGCACCACGTCATCGACGTACTCCAGAACGTCTCGGTCTGGTGGCACGTGGCCGGCGCGGCCGTGGTGGTGCTGATCCTGGTCCTGGTCCCGGACGACCACCAGAGTTTCCGTTTCGTGTTCACCGAGCGGTTCAACAACTCCGGCTTCGGCGACGGTGACACCGGCGGGCTGACGTTCTGGTTCTACGTGCTGCCGCTGGGCTTCCTGCTGACGCAGTACACGATCACCGGCTTCGACGCCTGCGCGCACGTCTCCGAGGAGACCCGGGGCGCGTCCAAGGCCGCCGCGCAGGGGCTGTGGCGGTCGATCTTCTATTCCGCCGTGGGCGGCTGGATCCTGCTGCTCGCGTTCCTCTTCGCCGCCACCGACGTGGACGCGATCAACGAGGCCGGCGGCTTCTCCGGGGCGATCTTCTCCACGGCGCTGACCCCGTTCTTCTTCAAGACGGTCATCATCATCTCCACCATCGGGCAGTTCTTCTGCGGGATGAGCTGCGTGACCTCGATGTCGCGGATGGCGTACGCGTTCAGTCGGGACCGGGCGGTGCCCGGCTGGCGACTCTGGTCCAAGGTCAACCGCAACGGTACGCCGGTCAACGCCATCATCGGCGCCACGCTGGCCGGGCTGCTGCTCACGCTGCCCGCGCTCTACCAGCGCGGTGGCATCCCGGTCGCGTTCTACGCGGTGGTGTCGGTGGCGGTGATCGGGCTCTACCTGTCCTTCATCATCCCGATCTTCCTGCGGCTGCGGATGGGCGACCGGTTCGTCCCGGGCCCGTGGACGCTCGGCCGCCGCTACCGGCTGCTCGGCTGGATCGCGGTGGTGGAGATCGCGATCATCGCGGTCTACTTCGTGCTGCCGATCGTCCCGGCCGGCGTGCCCGGCAACGCCGACTTCAGTTGGACGGCGGTCAACTATGCGCCGCTGGCGATCGGCGGCGTGCTGCTCGGCGTGGCGATCTGGTGGTACGCCTCGGCCCGCAAGTGGTTCACCGGCCCCCGCCGCACGGTCGAGGAGCAGACCCCCACCCCACCCTCCTGA
- a CDS encoding DUF456 domain-containing protein, translating to MSLSDSQAVVSLVAALAILAGLAGVVVPGLPALPLCWGGVLVWALFGDAGPGRWAVLAAATVVAAGGTVVKYLWPGRNLKRTGVPTRSLLAGALLGVIGFFVIPVIGLPIGFVAGIWGAELLRLGSNRLAWPATVQALKAAGLSMLVEFMAGVVVAALWVAGLLFA from the coding sequence GTGAGTTTGAGCGATTCGCAGGCGGTGGTGTCACTGGTCGCCGCGCTGGCGATCCTGGCCGGGCTGGCCGGAGTGGTGGTGCCCGGCCTGCCCGCGCTGCCGCTGTGCTGGGGCGGGGTACTGGTCTGGGCGTTGTTCGGCGACGCCGGTCCGGGCCGCTGGGCGGTGCTCGCCGCCGCCACCGTGGTCGCCGCCGGTGGCACCGTGGTCAAGTACCTCTGGCCGGGCCGAAACCTCAAACGGACCGGCGTGCCCACCCGGTCGCTGCTGGCCGGCGCGCTGCTCGGCGTGATCGGCTTCTTCGTCATCCCGGTGATCGGGCTGCCGATCGGCTTCGTCGCCGGGATCTGGGGCGCGGAGCTGCTGCGACTGGGCAGCAACCGGCTGGCCTGGCCGGCGACCGTGCAGGCGCTCAAGGCGGCCGGGCTGTCCATGCTCGTCGAGTTCATGGCCGGCGTGGTCGTCGCCGCGCTCTGGGTGGCGGGGCTGCTGTTCGCCTGA
- a CDS encoding EAL domain-containing protein, with amino-acid sequence MRAPEPDGGDFSRPGAAAYAAEWARAVRRIGFVPMSAAETERLLVSLTERLAGALLAPTFSARPAQEVGRALVEAHLTEPGVLDWSVQALGDRLLPWALPAREDVPELRERIAALQGAFAAGFARALRDRVFSQQERIARSAWQARDTVEQALRDSEARFRAVFTGAAIGIGIAGVDGQIIEVNQAFADMLGYTVAEMRRMNVSALAYADDAAGMWELYQELIEGKRDSARVEKRYYRKDGSVVWTDLAVSLIRYDDGRPRFTVAMIEDITERYELQQRLRFQALHDPLTGLPNRTLFFEKLGDVFDAAGPEQRVGLCFIDLDGFKAVNDSLGHDLGDRLLQVVARRLRDCVSGRGHLVARMGGDEFVILVDSGGGLDDAVEVAELALAAVSAPVQVADQQLAVSASIGIVDCPAAETNAGELMKAADTTLYWAKAEGRGRWAVYDPERSAADIARSALAANLPAALDRGEFVLHYQPIVSLLDGTMVAVEALVRWQHPELGLLGPDRFIGLAEETGLIVRLGAWVLRQACRDTESWRRSYPDTTPVVSVNLAARQADDPAIVETVAEALQHTGLPAELLQLELTESAVMGSAGEPLRALHQLADLGLRLAIDDFGTGYSNLAYLRRLPIHCVKLAGPFVEGIRDDGADAVADHRDERIVDALVRLAHALELSVTAEAVETEAQAERLRALRCDTGQGLLFGAPMLADDIRTRLAG; translated from the coding sequence GTGCGCGCCCCGGAGCCTGACGGGGGTGACTTCAGCCGGCCCGGCGCCGCCGCGTACGCCGCCGAGTGGGCCCGGGCGGTGCGGCGGATCGGCTTCGTGCCGATGAGCGCGGCCGAGACCGAGCGCCTGCTGGTGTCGCTCACCGAGCGCTTGGCCGGCGCGCTGCTCGCACCCACCTTCTCCGCCCGACCGGCCCAGGAGGTGGGGCGTGCCCTGGTGGAGGCGCACCTCACCGAGCCCGGCGTGCTCGACTGGTCGGTGCAGGCACTCGGTGACCGGCTGCTGCCCTGGGCGCTGCCGGCCCGGGAGGACGTGCCCGAGCTGCGGGAGCGGATCGCGGCGTTGCAGGGCGCGTTCGCCGCCGGGTTCGCCCGGGCGCTGCGCGACCGGGTGTTCAGCCAGCAGGAGCGGATCGCCCGTTCGGCCTGGCAGGCCCGGGACACCGTCGAGCAGGCGCTGCGGGACAGCGAGGCGCGCTTCCGGGCGGTCTTCACCGGCGCCGCCATCGGCATCGGCATCGCCGGCGTGGACGGGCAGATCATCGAGGTCAACCAGGCCTTCGCGGACATGCTCGGCTACACCGTCGCGGAGATGCGGCGGATGAACGTGTCCGCGCTCGCCTACGCCGACGACGCGGCCGGCATGTGGGAGCTCTACCAGGAGCTGATCGAGGGCAAGCGGGACAGCGCCCGGGTGGAGAAGCGCTACTACCGCAAGGACGGCAGCGTGGTCTGGACCGACCTGGCCGTCTCGCTGATCCGGTACGACGACGGCCGCCCCCGGTTCACCGTCGCCATGATCGAGGACATCACCGAGCGGTACGAGCTCCAGCAGCGGCTGCGTTTCCAGGCGCTGCACGACCCGCTCACCGGCCTGCCCAACCGGACGCTGTTCTTCGAGAAGCTCGGCGACGTCTTCGACGCGGCCGGGCCGGAACAGCGCGTCGGGCTCTGCTTCATCGACCTGGACGGGTTCAAGGCGGTCAACGACAGCCTCGGCCACGACCTGGGCGACCGGCTGCTCCAGGTGGTCGCCCGGCGGTTGCGGGACTGCGTGTCCGGGCGCGGTCACCTGGTCGCCCGGATGGGCGGCGACGAGTTCGTCATCCTCGTCGACTCCGGCGGCGGCCTCGACGACGCGGTGGAGGTGGCCGAGCTGGCTTTGGCCGCGGTCTCCGCCCCGGTGCAGGTCGCCGACCAGCAGCTCGCCGTCTCGGCAAGCATCGGCATCGTGGACTGCCCGGCGGCGGAGACCAACGCCGGCGAGCTGATGAAGGCCGCCGACACCACCCTCTACTGGGCCAAGGCGGAGGGCCGGGGCCGGTGGGCGGTGTACGACCCGGAGCGTAGCGCCGCCGACATCGCCCGGTCCGCGTTGGCCGCCAACCTGCCGGCCGCCCTGGACCGGGGCGAGTTCGTGCTGCACTACCAGCCGATCGTGTCGTTGCTCGACGGCACCATGGTGGCGGTGGAGGCGTTGGTCCGCTGGCAGCACCCGGAGCTGGGGCTGCTCGGGCCGGACCGGTTCATCGGGCTGGCCGAGGAGACCGGCCTGATCGTCCGGCTGGGCGCCTGGGTGCTGCGCCAGGCGTGCCGGGACACCGAGTCGTGGCGGCGGTCCTATCCGGACACCACACCCGTGGTGAGCGTCAACCTGGCCGCCCGACAGGCCGACGACCCGGCCATCGTGGAGACGGTGGCCGAGGCGTTGCAGCACACCGGGCTCCCGGCCGAGCTGCTCCAGTTGGAGTTGACCGAGAGCGCGGTGATGGGCAGCGCGGGCGAGCCGCTGCGCGCCCTGCACCAACTCGCCGACCTCGGGCTGCGGCTGGCCATCGACGACTTCGGCACCGGCTACTCGAACCTGGCGTACCTGCGCCGACTGCCGATCCACTGTGTGAAGCTGGCCGGCCCGTTCGTCGAGGGGATTCGGGACGACGGCGCGGACGCGGTCGCCGACCACCGCGACGAGCGGATCGTCGACGCGCTGGTCCGGTTGGCGCACGCGCTGGAGTTGTCGGTGACGGCCGAGGCGGTGGAGACCGAGGCGCAGGCGGAGCGGCTGCGGGCGTTGCGCTGCGACACCGGCCAGGGCCTCCTGTTCGGCGCCCCGATGCTCGCCGACGACATCCGCACCCGCCTTGCGGGTTAA
- a CDS encoding SAM-dependent methyltransferase has protein sequence MQTPDGLPAEIDLTRPSAARVYDYFLGGAHNFEIDRQLAEQIASMTPNLAATMRAGREFLRRAVRVLLDAGIDQFLDIGSGIPTVGNVHEVAQAANPQARIVYVDIDPVAVAHSRELLAGNERATAILADLREPKLILDQARASGLIDFDRPVGILLAGVVHFVPDADRPADVLATLRSVAAEGSYLVISHSTFEDQPQEMLDAQRLSARTATEITLRSRAEVTGFFGDWTILEPGVVHMPLWRPDSPSDVDEHPERFGAFGGVARHDRAAG, from the coding sequence ATGCAGACGCCGGACGGACTTCCCGCCGAGATCGACCTGACCCGGCCGAGCGCCGCCCGGGTCTACGACTACTTCCTCGGCGGTGCGCACAACTTCGAGATCGACCGGCAGTTGGCCGAGCAGATCGCGTCGATGACCCCGAACCTGGCGGCCACCATGCGCGCCGGGCGGGAGTTCCTGCGCCGGGCCGTCCGGGTGCTGCTCGACGCCGGCATCGACCAGTTCCTCGACATCGGCTCGGGCATCCCCACCGTCGGCAACGTGCACGAGGTCGCCCAGGCCGCGAACCCGCAGGCCCGGATCGTCTACGTCGACATCGACCCGGTGGCGGTGGCGCACAGCCGCGAGTTGCTGGCCGGCAACGAGCGGGCCACCGCGATCCTGGCCGACCTGCGCGAGCCGAAGCTGATCCTGGACCAGGCGCGGGCCAGCGGATTGATCGACTTCGACCGGCCGGTGGGCATCCTGCTCGCCGGGGTGGTGCACTTCGTCCCGGACGCCGACCGGCCGGCGGATGTCCTGGCCACCCTGCGGTCCGTCGCCGCCGAGGGCAGCTACCTGGTCATCTCCCACTCCACCTTCGAGGACCAGCCGCAGGAGATGCTCGACGCGCAGCGGCTGTCGGCGCGGACCGCCACCGAGATCACCCTGCGTTCGCGGGCCGAGGTCACCGGCTTCTTCGGCGACTGGACGATCCTCGAACCGGGGGTGGTGCACATGCCGCTGTGGCGGCCCGACTCGCCGTCCGACGTCGACGAGCACCCGGAGCGGTTCGGGGCGTTCGGCGGCGTCGCCCGGCACGACCGCGCCGCCGGGTGA
- the pcaF gene encoding 3-oxoadipyl-CoA thiolase yields the protein MTVAYLVAGVRTPFGRYAGALAGVRPDDLAAHVVRELVTRHPSVDWARTDDVILGCANQAGEDNRNVARMAALLGGLPEEVPGSTVNRLCGSGLDALASAARAIVAGDADLVVAGGVESMSRAPFVMPKATTAFARTAEVYDTTIGWRLVNPLMKRGWGIDSMPETAENVAAEFGVDRAAQDGYAYRSQQRTAKAQADGRLAEEIVGVTVPAGKRETKLVEVDEHPRETTLAKLAALPTPFRDGGTVTAGNSSGVNDGAVALLVASGAAVDRYGLTPLARVRGAAAVGVPPRIMGIGPVPATRKLLDRHDLTLADVDVVELNEAFAAQSVAVLRELGLPEDAEHVNPNGGAIALGHPLGASGARLALTAALELRRRGGRRALATMCVGVGQGISLLLESAA from the coding sequence ATGACCGTGGCCTACCTCGTTGCCGGAGTCCGCACCCCGTTCGGCAGGTACGCCGGCGCCCTCGCCGGGGTCCGCCCCGACGACCTGGCCGCGCACGTCGTCCGCGAGCTGGTGACGCGACACCCGTCGGTCGACTGGGCCCGCACCGACGACGTGATCCTCGGCTGCGCCAACCAGGCCGGCGAGGACAACCGCAACGTGGCCCGGATGGCGGCCCTGCTGGGCGGGCTGCCGGAGGAGGTGCCGGGCAGCACCGTCAACCGGCTCTGCGGGTCCGGCCTGGACGCGCTCGCCTCCGCCGCCCGCGCGATCGTGGCCGGCGACGCCGACCTGGTGGTGGCCGGCGGCGTGGAGAGCATGAGCCGCGCGCCGTTCGTCATGCCGAAGGCGACCACGGCGTTCGCCCGCACCGCCGAGGTCTACGACACCACGATCGGCTGGCGGCTGGTGAACCCGCTGATGAAGCGCGGTTGGGGCATCGACTCGATGCCGGAGACGGCGGAGAACGTGGCCGCCGAGTTCGGCGTGGACCGGGCGGCGCAGGACGGCTACGCGTACCGCTCGCAGCAGCGGACCGCGAAGGCGCAGGCCGACGGCCGGCTGGCCGAGGAGATCGTCGGCGTCACCGTGCCGGCCGGCAAGCGGGAGACGAAGCTCGTCGAGGTCGACGAGCATCCCCGGGAGACGACGCTCGCGAAGCTGGCCGCGCTGCCCACCCCGTTCCGCGACGGCGGGACGGTGACCGCCGGCAACTCTTCCGGGGTCAACGACGGCGCGGTCGCGCTCCTGGTCGCCTCCGGGGCCGCCGTCGACCGCTACGGCCTCACCCCGCTGGCCCGGGTACGCGGCGCGGCGGCAGTGGGCGTACCGCCACGGATCATGGGGATCGGGCCGGTGCCGGCGACCCGGAAGCTGCTCGACCGGCACGACCTCACGCTCGCCGACGTCGACGTGGTCGAGCTGAACGAGGCGTTCGCCGCGCAGTCCGTGGCGGTGCTGCGGGAGCTGGGCCTGCCGGAGGACGCCGAGCACGTCAACCCGAACGGCGGGGCGATCGCGCTGGGCCACCCGCTCGGCGCCAGCGGCGCCCGGCTGGCGTTGACCGCCGCGCTTGAGCTGCGCCGCCGGGGCGGGCGACGGGCGCTCGCGACCATGTGCGTCGGCGTGGGACAGGGCATCTCGCTGCTGCTGGAGTCGGCCGCCTGA
- a CDS encoding glutathione S-transferase C-terminal domain-containing protein, whose product MVGAQFSAETSGGGSFVRQPNRFTGRVTPHSTSPAGGGPDEQGRWPLEAGRYRLIWCRACPWAHRARIVRGLLGLDEVISLGTVDPIRDERGWRFALDPDGFDPVLGVGFLSEAYLATDPDYTGRVTVPALVDTLTGRVVTNDYPQLTLDLSTEWRRFHAPDAPDLYPVALRPEMDALMAEIHTDVNNGVYRCGFATSQEAYDEAYTALFARLDALSERLAGRRYLMGDTITEADVRLFTTLVRFDVAYHGHFKCNRQKLTEMPVLWAYARDLFQTPGFGETVDFDHIKRHYYATHDMINPTRIVPLGPDLAGWTTPHGRD is encoded by the coding sequence ATGGTCGGGGCCCAGTTCAGCGCAGAGACAAGCGGCGGCGGTTCGTTCGTCCGCCAGCCCAACCGCTTCACCGGGCGGGTCACCCCGCACTCCACCTCGCCGGCGGGCGGCGGGCCGGACGAGCAGGGCCGCTGGCCGTTGGAGGCGGGCCGCTACCGGCTGATCTGGTGCCGGGCCTGCCCGTGGGCGCACCGGGCGCGGATCGTGCGCGGCCTGCTCGGCCTGGACGAGGTGATCTCGCTGGGCACGGTGGACCCGATCCGGGACGAGCGGGGCTGGCGGTTCGCGCTCGACCCGGACGGCTTCGACCCGGTGCTGGGCGTCGGCTTCCTCTCCGAGGCGTACCTGGCCACCGACCCGGACTACACCGGCCGGGTGACCGTGCCGGCGCTCGTCGACACGCTCACCGGGCGGGTGGTCACCAACGACTACCCGCAGCTCACGCTCGACCTCTCCACCGAGTGGCGGCGGTTCCACGCCCCGGACGCGCCGGACCTCTACCCGGTGGCGCTGCGCCCGGAGATGGACGCGCTGATGGCGGAGATCCACACCGACGTCAACAACGGCGTCTACCGGTGCGGCTTCGCCACCTCCCAGGAGGCGTACGACGAGGCGTACACCGCGCTCTTCGCCCGGCTGGACGCGTTGTCGGAGCGCCTCGCCGGGCGGCGCTACCTGATGGGGGACACGATCACCGAGGCGGACGTGCGCCTGTTCACCACGCTTGTCCGCTTCGACGTGGCCTACCACGGCCACTTCAAGTGCAACCGGCAGAAGCTGACCGAGATGCCGGTGCTCTGGGCGTACGCCCGGGACCTGTTCCAGACCCCGGGCTTCGGCGAGACGGTGGACTTCGACCACATCAAGCGGCACTACTACGCCACCCACGACATGATCAACCCGACCCGGATCGTGCCGCTCGGTCCGGACCTGGCCGGTTGGACCACGCCGCACGGGCGTGACTGA
- a CDS encoding DUF998 domain-containing protein produces MTDRAARRAAALGAAGCVVAGALAVTVAVVAGPGPGPTGYVSEAGVTDSGYAGAYRIGIFTLAAALLLLAGALPPAARTASVLLGAGAVATALSGTVTCSAGCPLPPFEAATVADLVHGGASIAATAAVVFAMLALVCRPAVGVALRRVAAIGAALALPLSGAVGLAMLLVGRGALVGVLERVLLTATAAWALATAVVLVRRGPRLTPGR; encoded by the coding sequence GTGACTGACCGGGCCGCGCGCCGGGCCGCCGCCCTCGGCGCGGCCGGCTGCGTGGTCGCCGGGGCGCTCGCGGTGACGGTCGCCGTCGTCGCCGGTCCGGGTCCGGGCCCGACCGGGTACGTCAGCGAGGCCGGGGTCACCGATAGCGGGTACGCCGGGGCGTACCGGATCGGGATCTTCACGCTGGCGGCGGCGCTGCTGCTGCTCGCCGGGGCGCTGCCCCCGGCGGCGCGCACGGCGTCCGTGCTGCTCGGCGCCGGCGCGGTCGCCACGGCGCTCTCCGGCACGGTGACGTGCAGCGCCGGCTGCCCGCTACCACCGTTCGAGGCCGCCACGGTGGCCGACCTGGTGCACGGCGGGGCGAGCATCGCGGCGACCGCCGCCGTGGTGTTCGCGATGCTGGCGCTGGTGTGCCGCCCCGCGGTGGGCGTGGCGCTGCGGCGGGTCGCCGCGATCGGCGCGGCGCTGGCGTTGCCGCTGTCCGGCGCGGTCGGGCTGGCCATGCTGCTCGTCGGCCGGGGCGCGCTCGTGGGTGTGCTGGAGCGCGTGCTGCTCACCGCAACCGCCGCGTGGGCGCTGGCCACCGCCGTGGTGCTGGTAAGGCGGGGGCCCCGCTTAACGCCTGGGCGATAG
- a CDS encoding dicarboxylate/amino acid:cation symporter: protein MRKFPFSVQILLGLVLGVALGFLARANDLAWLTSTLDTVGGLFVQLLKLAVPPLVFTAIVVSVVSLRGVANAARLALKTLLWFGITALTAVTIGIGLGLLTDPGRGVNLDPAGANAPKTTGSWIDFLTGIVPTNPIGAFVEGNVLQIVFLALVVGAAALLVGEPAEPFVQLNRAVLTIVQKALWWVIRLAPIGTLGLIGNAVASYGWDLLAPLAKFTTAVYVGCALVMFVVYPVLLVAAGRLNPLRFFAGAWPAIELAFVSRSSVGTMPVTQRSVERLGVPREYASFAVPFGATTKMDGCAAIYPALAAIFVAQVFGVHLGVTDYLLIAFVSVVGSAATAGLTGAIVMLTLTLSTLGLPLAGAGLLLAIDPILDMMRTATNVTGQAVVPTIVAAREGTLDRAAYDSAGKRDLIEPVEHERLAPVPA from the coding sequence CTGCGCAAATTTCCCTTCTCCGTGCAGATTCTGCTCGGCCTCGTACTCGGCGTGGCGCTCGGTTTCCTCGCCCGCGCCAACGACCTCGCCTGGCTGACCAGCACCCTCGACACCGTCGGCGGCCTCTTCGTCCAGCTCCTGAAGCTGGCTGTGCCGCCGCTTGTCTTCACCGCCATCGTGGTGAGCGTGGTCAGCCTGCGTGGCGTGGCCAACGCCGCCCGGCTGGCGCTCAAGACGCTGCTCTGGTTCGGCATCACCGCGCTGACCGCGGTGACCATCGGCATCGGCCTCGGCCTGCTCACCGACCCCGGTCGCGGCGTCAACCTGGACCCGGCCGGCGCCAACGCGCCGAAGACCACCGGCTCCTGGATCGACTTCCTCACCGGCATCGTGCCCACCAACCCGATCGGCGCGTTCGTCGAGGGCAACGTCCTGCAGATCGTCTTCCTCGCCCTCGTCGTGGGCGCCGCCGCGCTGCTCGTCGGCGAGCCCGCCGAACCGTTCGTGCAGCTCAACCGCGCGGTACTGACGATCGTGCAGAAGGCGCTGTGGTGGGTGATCCGGCTCGCCCCGATCGGCACCCTGGGCCTGATCGGCAACGCCGTCGCCTCGTACGGCTGGGATCTGCTGGCCCCGCTCGCCAAGTTCACCACCGCCGTCTACGTGGGCTGCGCCCTGGTGATGTTCGTGGTCTACCCGGTGCTGCTGGTGGCCGCCGGCCGGCTCAACCCGCTGCGTTTCTTCGCCGGCGCCTGGCCCGCCATCGAGCTGGCGTTCGTGTCCCGCTCCTCGGTCGGCACCATGCCGGTGACCCAGCGTTCGGTCGAGCGCCTCGGCGTCCCCCGGGAGTACGCCTCCTTCGCGGTGCCGTTCGGCGCCACCACGAAGATGGACGGCTGCGCCGCGATCTACCCGGCGCTCGCCGCGATCTTCGTGGCGCAGGTGTTCGGCGTGCACCTGGGGGTGACCGACTACCTGCTGATCGCGTTCGTCTCCGTGGTCGGCTCGGCCGCCACCGCCGGCCTGACCGGCGCGATCGTGATGCTCACGCTGACCCTGAGCACGCTGGGCCTGCCGCTGGCCGGCGCCGGCCTGCTGCTGGCGATCGACCCGATCCTGGACATGATGCGTACCGCCACGAACGTGACCGGACAGGCCGTGGTGCCGACCATCGTGGCCGCCCGGGAGGGCACACTCGACCGGGCCGCGTACGACTCGGCCGGCAAGCGCGACCTGATCGAACCGGTCGAGCACGAGCGGCTCGCCCCCGTACCCGCCTGA